A window from Candidatus Rickettsiella viridis encodes these proteins:
- a CDS encoding glycosyltransferase family 9 protein gives MNKILSGRLLIICTRRIGDVLLVTPLIRTFKRHWPDAQIDVLVFQGTESILANNKDIHTIISIEERPCFSSYCRLIKKIFRAYDLSISTLPNDKSTLYAFFAARYRVGMLSDDKSRWWKSRLLSKAVKFDNLSTHTVVMNLRLAEVLQLTPFPEIVLAWNAKDVAQVANYVDIADKKMAVLHVMPKFSYKEWVQQGWLQLANCLQMHGYTVIFSGDNSQQEKKIVSEILAHLKANAINLVGCLSLSQLAFLLQHSQLYIGPDTVVTHMAAALGIPTIALFGPTNPVKWGPWPKAWNSLSNPFVYKGSQQKNNVYLIQGEGGSCVPCFQEGCERHIKSRSRCLENLTAHQVIAVIQQLTDTVREPVEVYLP, from the coding sequence ATGAACAAGATTTTGTCAGGAAGACTTCTCATTATTTGCACGCGCCGAATTGGCGATGTGTTGTTGGTAACGCCTTTAATTCGAACATTTAAGCGTCATTGGCCCGATGCGCAAATTGATGTATTAGTATTCCAGGGTACAGAATCTATTTTGGCTAATAATAAGGATATACACACGATTATTTCTATAGAAGAACGTCCCTGTTTTTCTTCTTATTGTCGTTTAATAAAAAAGATTTTCCGTGCTTATGACCTTTCAATTTCTACCTTACCGAATGATAAATCAACACTATATGCTTTTTTTGCCGCGCGTTATCGCGTGGGTATGCTCAGTGATGATAAAAGCCGATGGTGGAAATCACGTTTGCTTTCTAAGGCAGTCAAATTTGATAATTTATCAACCCATACGGTAGTGATGAATTTACGTTTAGCAGAAGTTCTGCAATTAACGCCTTTTCCTGAGATAGTGTTAGCTTGGAATGCAAAAGATGTCGCGCAGGTTGCAAACTATGTTGACATAGCCGATAAAAAAATGGCTGTGTTGCATGTTATGCCTAAATTTTCTTATAAAGAATGGGTACAGCAAGGGTGGTTACAGCTAGCGAATTGTTTACAGATGCATGGTTATACCGTGATTTTTAGCGGAGATAATAGCCAACAAGAAAAAAAAATAGTCAGCGAGATACTTGCACACCTAAAAGCTAATGCTATTAATTTGGTGGGGTGTCTAAGCTTAAGTCAGTTGGCATTTTTACTGCAGCATAGTCAACTTTATATTGGTCCTGATACCGTCGTGACGCATATGGCAGCGGCTTTAGGTATACCGACGATAGCCTTATTTGGGCCCACTAATCCGGTGAAATGGGGGCCATGGCCAAAAGCATGGAATTCACTGAGCAATCCGTTTGTTTATAAAGGATCTCAACAAAAAAATAATGTGTATTTAATTCAAGGTGAGGGTGGTTCCTGTGTGCCTTGTTTTCAAGAAGGGTGTGAGCGGCATATAAAAAGTCGAAGTCGTTGTTTAGAAAATTTAACGGCACACCAAGTCATTGCTGTTATTCAACAGCTAACAGATACGGTGCGGGAGCCTGTCGAAGTTTACTTACCGTAA
- the gatB gene encoding Asp-tRNA(Asn)/Glu-tRNA(Gln) amidotransferase subunit GatB — translation MAEKKNAGAWIPTIGLEVHAQLATQSKLFSGAATAYGSDPNTQACPIDLALPGVLPVLNAEAVNMAVKFGLSIEADIPSYSVFARKNYFYPDLPKGYQISQHEHPIVGNGQLTIELENGEHKLVRITRAHLEEDAGKSIHEGLEDLSGIDLNRAGVPLLEIVSEPDLASPKEAVAYLKTLHTLVRYLEICDGNLQEGSFRCDANVSVRRENGPLGTRVEIKNLNSFRFVEKAIQYEIDRQIQVLENGGAIQQETRLYDSDKQETRTMRSKENANDYRYFADPDLCPVVLSTDFIDALRQKLPELPHKKTQRFQEAYELSAYDASLLTSSRELADYFERVAQQSLPAKLAANWVMGELSAALNKDNLNISESPLSAERLAGLLKRIADNTISSKIAKDIFPMLWESKKTTDDIIQEQGLRQVTDQTAIAKIIDEVLAAHPQQLSDYRAGRDKLYGFFVGQVMKASGGKLNPQQLNALLKQKLDQ, via the coding sequence ATGGCTGAGAAAAAAAATGCGGGGGCATGGATACCCACTATCGGGCTGGAAGTGCATGCACAATTAGCCACTCAATCGAAACTTTTTTCAGGCGCTGCCACCGCCTATGGTTCGGATCCCAATACACAGGCCTGCCCTATTGATTTAGCCTTACCCGGCGTACTTCCCGTACTCAATGCGGAAGCGGTTAATATGGCGGTTAAATTTGGCTTAAGTATTGAAGCCGATATTCCTTCCTATTCCGTTTTTGCGCGAAAAAATTATTTTTATCCTGACTTGCCTAAAGGCTATCAAATTAGCCAACACGAACATCCTATTGTAGGAAACGGGCAATTAACGATTGAGTTAGAGAATGGTGAACATAAATTGGTTCGTATTACCCGTGCACATTTAGAAGAAGATGCGGGTAAATCTATACACGAAGGGTTAGAAGACCTGAGCGGCATCGATCTTAATCGTGCTGGCGTGCCTTTATTAGAAATCGTTTCAGAACCCGATTTAGCGTCACCCAAAGAAGCCGTTGCCTATCTCAAAACATTGCACACCTTGGTACGCTATTTAGAAATTTGTGATGGGAATTTACAAGAAGGTTCCTTTCGTTGCGATGCTAATGTCTCGGTACGCAGAGAAAATGGCCCCTTAGGCACACGTGTAGAAATTAAGAATTTGAATTCATTTCGTTTTGTTGAAAAAGCCATTCAATATGAAATCGACAGACAAATTCAGGTGTTAGAAAATGGCGGCGCTATACAACAAGAAACGCGTCTATATGACTCTGATAAGCAAGAAACACGCACCATGCGTAGTAAAGAAAATGCGAACGACTATCGCTATTTTGCTGATCCCGATTTATGTCCCGTGGTATTAAGCACTGATTTTATAGACGCCCTGCGTCAAAAATTACCTGAATTACCGCATAAAAAAACCCAACGCTTTCAAGAAGCCTATGAACTCAGCGCCTATGATGCCAGCTTACTCACCAGTAGCCGTGAATTAGCCGATTACTTTGAACGTGTCGCGCAACAAAGCCTTCCTGCGAAACTAGCCGCTAATTGGGTTATGGGTGAACTTTCTGCCGCATTAAACAAGGATAACTTAAACATTAGCGAGTCTCCTTTATCAGCAGAGCGATTAGCTGGCTTATTAAAACGTATTGCGGATAACACTATTTCCAGCAAAATTGCGAAAGACATTTTTCCGATGTTATGGGAAAGCAAAAAAACAACTGACGATATTATTCAAGAACAAGGATTACGCCAAGTCACCGATCAAACAGCGATTGCTAAAATTATCGATGAAGTGTTAGCTGCACATCCGCAACAACTTAGCGATTATCGTGCTGGCCGAGATAAGCTGTATGGCTTCTTCGTCGGCCAAGTAATGAAAGCATCGGGCGGGAAATTAAATCCGCAACAACTTAATGCACTACTTAAACAAAAGCTCGATCAATAG
- the gatC gene encoding Asp-tRNA(Asn)/Glu-tRNA(Gln) amidotransferase subunit GatC, with translation MTITLDDVNKVAKLASLKINAEEAAHYLENLQGILKLANQMETVATESIQAVAHCFDVPQCLRSDEVTETNQRDRLQQLTEQVQSGLYCVPPVIE, from the coding sequence ATGACGATAACACTCGATGATGTAAATAAAGTAGCTAAATTAGCCAGCTTGAAAATTAATGCAGAAGAAGCCGCCCATTACTTGGAAAATCTACAAGGAATTCTTAAGTTAGCCAACCAAATGGAAACGGTTGCAACCGAATCGATTCAAGCTGTTGCACATTGCTTTGACGTACCGCAATGTTTACGCAGTGATGAAGTCACTGAAACTAACCAACGGGATCGCTTACAGCAGCTCACCGAACAAGTTCAATCAGGCCTTTATTGCGTACCCCCAGTTATAGAATAA
- the miaB gene encoding tRNA (N6-isopentenyl adenosine(37)-C2)-methylthiotransferase MiaB yields MLKKLYIETHGCQMNEYDSDSMANLLHHSHGLTLTKDPSEADVLLLNSCSIREKAEEKVFSQVGQFRKIKNRHPHVIIGVGGCVASQEGAGIRQRAPYVDIVFGPQTLHRLPQLINHVLEQKRPIVDISFPEIEKFDHLPAPRAEGVRAFVSIMEGCNKYCSFCVVPYTRGEEISRPLDDVLAEVVALSEQGVREITLLGQNVNDYQGPRHEGGLADLADLIRYIAALDGINRIRFTTSHPLAFSERLIQAYADIPKLANHLHLPVQSGSDRILAAMKRGYTALEFKSKMRKLRKVRPDISISSDFIIGFPGETEDDFRATLNLVESVGIDHSFSFIYSRRPGTPAAELPDNVPPEIKKQRLQILQNLLVFQGRAISEKMLGKVEQILVDGPSKKNDDVLQGRTENNRVVNFKGNTRLIGHIVPVTITEVLKNSLRGELVIA; encoded by the coding sequence ATGTTAAAAAAACTCTACATAGAAACCCACGGCTGCCAGATGAATGAATATGATTCTGACAGTATGGCCAACCTGTTGCATCATTCTCATGGTTTAACACTGACCAAAGATCCCAGTGAAGCCGATGTGCTGTTGTTAAACAGCTGTTCTATTCGTGAAAAAGCGGAAGAAAAAGTATTTTCTCAAGTCGGTCAATTTCGTAAAATAAAAAACCGTCATCCACACGTAATTATCGGTGTGGGTGGCTGTGTCGCGAGTCAAGAAGGTGCAGGCATTCGTCAACGCGCACCGTACGTAGATATCGTGTTTGGCCCACAAACACTACACCGCCTACCCCAACTGATTAACCATGTTTTAGAGCAAAAACGCCCTATCGTGGATATATCTTTTCCGGAAATCGAAAAATTTGACCACTTACCAGCGCCGCGTGCAGAAGGCGTGCGCGCTTTTGTCTCTATCATGGAAGGCTGTAATAAATATTGTAGTTTTTGCGTGGTTCCCTACACACGCGGTGAAGAAATTAGCCGTCCTTTAGACGATGTTTTGGCAGAAGTCGTGGCACTAAGCGAACAAGGTGTACGTGAAATTACTTTATTAGGTCAAAATGTGAATGATTACCAAGGTCCACGTCATGAAGGTGGACTGGCTGATTTGGCGGATCTGATCCGCTATATAGCCGCTTTGGACGGTATTAATCGTATTCGATTTACTACCTCACATCCATTAGCCTTTTCTGAGCGATTAATTCAAGCCTATGCCGATATCCCTAAGCTAGCCAACCATTTACACCTACCGGTACAAAGTGGCTCAGATCGCATTTTAGCGGCTATGAAACGAGGCTATACCGCATTAGAATTTAAGTCCAAAATGCGCAAATTACGCAAAGTACGACCTGATATTAGTATTTCTTCCGACTTTATCATTGGCTTCCCCGGAGAAACAGAAGATGATTTTAGAGCCACGCTCAATTTAGTTGAATCAGTGGGTATTGATCACTCCTTCAGTTTCATTTATAGCCGTCGCCCAGGCACACCCGCTGCCGAGCTCCCTGATAATGTACCCCCAGAAATCAAGAAGCAACGTTTACAGATTCTGCAAAATCTCCTAGTATTTCAAGGAAGGGCTATTAGTGAAAAAATGCTTGGCAAGGTAGAACAAATACTGGTAGATGGACCTTCTAAGAAAAACGACGATGTCCTACAAGGACGTACAGAAAATAACCGTGTCGTGAACTTTAAGGGTAATACACGCTTAATAGGACACATTGTTCCGGTCACGATTACGGAGGTCTTGAAAAACTCTTTACGCGGAGAATTAGTAATCGCTTGA
- the mreC gene encoding rod shape-determining protein MreC, with translation MLFNQGRTPLWLRLGFFIVLSILLLLLDYHHYLPSLRRVLNNAAAPLQYVIDAPLRFLNKVDQSVTTQSVLRTDNIKLQSQQLFLEAKLQRFDALESENRQLNQLLSASEHLKKQRIELARLLLVNADPLLNEVLLDKGQNDGVYIGQPVIDADGIMGQVISVDLLTSRVLLLTDFRSAIPVQDVRSDARGILVGRGRLAKLTLRDTPGTVDIKVNDLLVTSGLGGHYPPGYPVGLVSSVNMNVAAQFASIQVTPSAQLNRNRPVLLIWPDKSSGTATKVVSPHSKK, from the coding sequence CTGTTATTTAATCAAGGAAGAACCCCATTATGGTTACGTTTGGGGTTCTTTATTGTTTTATCGATATTATTACTGTTATTAGATTATCACCATTATCTTCCTTCGCTGCGTCGTGTATTAAATAATGCCGCCGCCCCTCTACAATATGTCATTGATGCGCCGCTGCGCTTCTTGAATAAAGTGGATCAAAGTGTCACCACGCAAAGCGTATTACGCACAGATAATATAAAATTACAGTCACAACAATTATTTCTTGAAGCAAAATTACAACGCTTTGATGCTTTAGAAAGTGAAAATAGGCAATTAAATCAATTATTATCCGCCTCTGAGCATCTCAAAAAACAACGCATCGAATTAGCGCGATTATTGTTAGTGAATGCGGATCCATTATTGAATGAAGTGCTGCTCGATAAAGGACAAAACGATGGTGTTTACATAGGGCAACCGGTGATTGATGCCGATGGTATTATGGGCCAAGTGATTAGTGTGGATTTATTAACCAGTCGTGTATTGTTACTAACCGATTTTCGCAGTGCTATTCCTGTGCAAGATGTACGTAGCGATGCCAGGGGTATTTTAGTCGGTAGAGGACGCTTAGCTAAATTAACACTGAGAGATACGCCAGGTACGGTGGATATCAAAGTGAATGATCTTTTAGTGACCTCCGGTTTAGGTGGGCATTATCCACCGGGTTATCCTGTCGGTCTGGTGAGTTCGGTTAATATGAATGTGGCTGCACAATTTGCCAGTATACAAGTGACGCCGAGCGCACAATTAAATCGTAATAGACCGGTGTTGTTGATTTGGCCTGATAAATCCTCAGGTACTGCCACAAAAGTAGTTTCGCCACATTCCAAAAAATAG
- the gatA gene encoding Asp-tRNA(Asn)/Glu-tRNA(Gln) amidotransferase subunit GatA yields MHTATLTELSIALKNKKISSRELTEHFLARIKQYDPALNSFITVTAEQALQQADHADERYSKGTAGPLTGIPIAHKDIFCTDGIKTSCASQMLDNFIAPYDASLVTAFKQAGTVLLGKTNMDEFAMGSSNETSFYGSVKNPWDLARVPGGSSGGSSAAVAARLTPAATGTDTGGSIRQPAALCNLTGLKPTYGRVSRYGLIAFASSLDQAGPMTQTAEDAALLMNVMAGFDKKDSTSMDEPVPDYTQSLNDSLEGLKIGLPKEYFSADLDPKIAACIKKAIKHYESLGASIHAVSLPNCHLVIPLYYIIASAECSSNLARYDGIRYGYRCNNPKDLRDLYERTRAEGFGDEVKRRILMGTYVLSAGYYDAYYIKAQKIRALMIQDFAQAFKQVDILIGPTTPSTAFKLGEKTKDPVSMYLSDIYTIAVNLAGLPAVSIPAGFNDGLPVGMQLISPAFTEAKLLNVAHRYQQITDWHKELPENFK; encoded by the coding sequence ATGCATACAGCGACACTCACTGAGTTATCGATTGCTCTGAAAAATAAAAAAATATCGAGTAGAGAGCTTACCGAGCATTTTCTTGCCCGTATTAAACAATATGATCCAGCGTTAAACAGTTTTATTACTGTCACGGCTGAGCAAGCCTTACAACAAGCAGATCATGCTGATGAACGCTATAGTAAAGGCACCGCAGGCCCCTTAACGGGCATTCCCATTGCACACAAAGATATTTTCTGTACGGATGGTATTAAAACAAGCTGTGCCTCTCAAATGCTCGATAATTTCATTGCGCCTTATGATGCCAGCTTAGTCACTGCCTTCAAGCAAGCAGGCACTGTTTTACTCGGAAAAACTAACATGGATGAATTCGCGATGGGCTCATCCAATGAAACCAGTTTTTATGGTAGTGTAAAAAATCCCTGGGATCTTGCGCGTGTGCCGGGTGGTTCCTCTGGCGGATCGAGTGCGGCTGTCGCGGCTAGACTCACACCCGCTGCAACGGGCACCGACACGGGTGGCTCTATTCGACAACCGGCTGCTCTTTGCAATCTTACGGGCTTAAAACCCACTTACGGGCGTGTCTCGCGTTATGGTCTTATCGCTTTTGCATCTAGTCTTGATCAAGCCGGCCCGATGACACAAACAGCTGAAGATGCTGCCTTATTAATGAATGTGATGGCAGGTTTTGACAAAAAAGATTCCACTAGCATGGACGAACCGGTGCCCGATTATACGCAGTCACTGAACGATTCTTTAGAAGGTTTAAAAATTGGCTTACCTAAAGAATATTTTTCTGCTGATCTGGACCCCAAAATAGCGGCCTGTATAAAAAAGGCCATTAAACACTACGAAAGTTTAGGTGCAAGCATCCATGCCGTCAGTTTACCAAACTGTCATCTTGTTATTCCGCTTTATTACATCATTGCTTCCGCTGAATGCTCTTCCAATTTAGCGCGTTACGATGGCATACGTTACGGTTACCGTTGCAATAACCCCAAAGATCTGCGCGATTTATATGAGCGAACACGTGCCGAAGGTTTTGGCGATGAAGTAAAACGACGTATTTTAATGGGCACGTATGTTTTATCGGCTGGTTACTACGATGCTTACTATATAAAAGCACAAAAAATCCGCGCACTGATGATTCAAGACTTTGCACAAGCCTTTAAACAAGTAGATATTTTAATCGGGCCTACCACGCCCAGCACCGCCTTTAAATTAGGTGAAAAAACCAAAGATCCTGTCAGCATGTATCTTTCTGACATCTACACCATTGCCGTTAATCTGGCCGGTTTACCCGCTGTATCCATTCCAGCCGGTTTTAACGATGGGCTTCCGGTGGGCATGCAGCTGATTAGCCCCGCTTTTACAGAAGCAAAACTACTCAATGTTGCGCATCGTTACCAACAAATCACTGATTGGCACAAAGAACTACCGGAGAATTTTAAATAA
- the mreD gene encoding rod shape-determining protein MreD, translating to MKPLYFSTYLLLILSFVFAVMLNIVPLTPTLALIYPLWLPLILIYWVMVLPEHIHLTLAWSLGLIIDVLHGSYLGEHSLALCVITFLAYRFHLQFRMFPLMQQMLFVFMLLLIYVGLLAWIQSLLKVTIQLRWLWVSLIVSAFMWPVLQKLLRINPIDMRY from the coding sequence ATGAAACCGCTTTACTTCTCTACGTATCTGCTGCTTATTTTGAGTTTTGTTTTTGCAGTCATGTTAAATATTGTTCCTTTAACACCAACACTAGCATTAATTTATCCCTTATGGTTACCGCTGATTTTAATTTATTGGGTCATGGTTTTACCTGAACATATTCATTTGACCTTAGCTTGGAGTTTGGGGTTAATTATTGATGTACTACATGGCAGTTATTTGGGCGAACACAGTCTTGCATTATGCGTCATTACCTTTTTGGCTTATCGTTTTCACTTGCAATTTCGTATGTTCCCTCTCATGCAACAAATGCTATTTGTTTTTATGTTATTGCTTATTTATGTCGGCTTGCTTGCTTGGATTCAATCGCTTCTTAAGGTAACGATTCAACTTCGTTGGCTATGGGTTTCTTTAATTGTCAGTGCATTTATGTGGCCAGTTTTACAAAAACTATTAAGAATAAACCCCATCGATATGCGGTATTAA
- a CDS encoding rod shape-determining protein, with protein MLSKFRGLFSKDISIDLGTANSLIYVRGEGIVLNEPSVVAIRMEEGNQRSVLAVGWEAKRMLGRTPGNINAIRPLKDGVIADFFVTEKMLQHFIHKVHQNRFLRPAPRILICVPCGSTQVERRAIRESALGAGAREVYLIEEPMAAAIGAGMPVDEARGSLVVDIGGGTTEVAVISLGGVVYAQSVRIGGDRFDEAIVNYVRRTYGSLIGEPTAERIKHEIGTAFALPELREMEIRGRNISEGVPRAFVLTSNEILEALQEPLSNIIGAIRTGLEQTPPELAADISERGMVLTGGGALLRNLDRLITEETGMPVVVAEDPLTCVARGGGRALEIIDEMGGGFLVKD; from the coding sequence ATGTTAAGCAAATTCCGCGGATTATTTTCTAAAGACATTTCCATTGATCTAGGTACAGCAAATTCCTTGATTTATGTGCGTGGCGAGGGGATTGTGCTGAATGAGCCTTCCGTCGTTGCGATTCGAATGGAGGAGGGTAATCAACGCTCTGTACTGGCGGTGGGTTGGGAAGCTAAACGCATGTTAGGCCGTACGCCAGGCAATATTAATGCTATTCGCCCGTTAAAAGACGGGGTTATTGCCGATTTCTTCGTGACAGAGAAGATGCTTCAGCATTTTATTCATAAAGTGCACCAAAATCGTTTTTTACGTCCTGCTCCCCGTATTTTGATTTGTGTTCCTTGTGGTTCAACACAAGTAGAGCGGCGAGCCATCCGGGAGTCAGCCTTAGGGGCGGGTGCAAGGGAAGTGTATTTAATTGAAGAGCCAATGGCCGCGGCTATCGGCGCTGGAATGCCCGTAGATGAAGCACGTGGTTCTTTGGTAGTTGATATCGGTGGGGGAACAACAGAAGTCGCCGTGATTTCTTTAGGCGGCGTGGTGTACGCGCAATCGGTACGCATTGGCGGCGATCGATTTGATGAAGCGATTGTTAATTATGTGCGACGTACGTACGGTAGTTTAATTGGTGAACCCACAGCAGAAAGAATTAAACACGAAATTGGTACCGCTTTTGCATTACCTGAACTACGCGAAATGGAAATACGCGGACGAAATATTTCAGAAGGTGTTCCTAGGGCGTTTGTGTTGACGAGCAATGAAATTTTAGAGGCATTACAAGAACCACTCTCCAATATTATCGGTGCGATTCGTACCGGCTTAGAACAGACACCGCCCGAGTTAGCGGCTGATATTTCCGAACGTGGCATGGTATTAACGGGAGGAGGTGCTTTACTACGAAACCTCGATCGCTTAATTACTGAAGAAACAGGCATGCCAGTTGTTGTTGCTGAAGATCCTTTAACCTGTGTTGCGCGGGGTGGTGGGCGTGCACTAGAAATTATTGATGAAATGGGCGGTGGCTTTTTAGTCAAAGACTAA
- a CDS encoding PhoH family protein has protein sequence MNTQPEPYSFQLSPEDNHRLANLCGPFDQHLRQIEQQLNVSIYNRGHDFQINGPMPSVEVAAKVLHHLYEETQGKTTLTPNNIHLALQTLQTGSSAPQETNSTAEVSIQTRRGIIKSCSPNQARYLKNILSHDISFGLGPAGTGKTYLAVAALEKEKVSRIILVRPAVEAGEKLGFLPGDFSQKLDPYFRPLYDALNEMLGFEQVLQCVEQHIIEVVALAYMRGRTLNDAFIILDEAQNTTKEQMKMFLTRIGFNSKVVINGDITQTDLPRGVKSGLGHSLAILQGIKGISFTEFDSPDIVRHSLVQAILHAYAQYENQKKAD, from the coding sequence TTGAATACTCAACCAGAGCCTTACAGTTTTCAACTTAGCCCCGAAGATAATCATCGCTTAGCAAATCTTTGTGGACCTTTTGACCAGCACTTACGTCAAATTGAACAGCAGCTAAATGTTAGTATTTACAATCGTGGTCACGACTTTCAAATTAATGGGCCTATGCCATCTGTTGAAGTAGCTGCTAAAGTTTTACATCATCTGTATGAAGAAACACAGGGTAAAACCACGTTAACGCCTAATAATATTCACTTAGCCTTGCAAACCCTACAAACAGGCAGCTCTGCACCCCAAGAAACAAATTCAACGGCTGAGGTCAGCATACAAACAAGACGCGGAATAATTAAATCGTGCAGCCCTAATCAAGCACGCTATCTAAAAAATATTTTAAGCCATGATATTAGTTTCGGATTAGGACCCGCCGGAACAGGAAAAACTTACTTAGCCGTTGCCGCCTTAGAAAAAGAAAAAGTCAGTCGTATTATTCTGGTACGACCCGCTGTAGAAGCAGGCGAAAAATTAGGCTTTTTACCTGGCGATTTTTCACAAAAACTTGATCCTTATTTCCGGCCTCTCTATGATGCACTCAATGAGATGTTAGGATTTGAACAAGTACTGCAATGCGTAGAACAACATATTATTGAAGTCGTTGCATTAGCTTATATGCGAGGCCGTACACTCAATGATGCTTTTATTATCTTAGATGAAGCACAAAATACAACAAAAGAACAAATGAAAATGTTTTTAACACGTATAGGCTTTAACTCTAAAGTCGTCATTAATGGCGACATTACACAAACTGATTTACCACGCGGTGTAAAATCCGGCCTAGGCCACTCATTAGCTATTTTACAAGGTATCAAGGGTATTAGCTTTACTGAGTTTGATTCGCCCGACATTGTCAGACATTCTCTTGTACAAGCCATATTACATGCTTATGCCCAATACGAAAATCAAAAAAAAGCAGATTAA
- the ybeY gene encoding rRNA maturation RNase YbeY has protein sequence MPNTKIKKKQIKIAIQDMTRRSFIPNRYYFQRWVNKALINRTRLSEITIRLVDRKESTDLNEAFRHKKGPTNILSFPFEPPPEVYSPLLGDLVIYAGLVNQEAKQQKKTRLAHWAHLVIHGCLHLIGYDHENEKDATKMETLEIQLLQELGYANPYL, from the coding sequence ATGCCCAATACGAAAATCAAAAAAAAGCAGATTAAAATCGCTATACAAGATATGACGCGCCGATCTTTTATTCCTAATCGCTATTATTTTCAGCGTTGGGTCAATAAAGCATTGATTAATCGCACACGCTTATCAGAAATTACCATTCGATTAGTGGATAGAAAAGAAAGTACGGATCTCAATGAAGCTTTTCGTCATAAAAAAGGACCGACTAATATATTATCTTTTCCTTTTGAACCACCACCTGAGGTTTATTCACCCTTATTAGGCGATTTAGTGATTTATGCAGGTCTTGTTAATCAAGAAGCCAAACAGCAGAAAAAAACGCGTCTAGCGCATTGGGCACATTTAGTGATTCATGGCTGTCTACATTTAATCGGTTACGATCATGAGAATGAAAAAGATGCCACTAAAATGGAAACCCTTGAAATTCAATTATTACAGGAACTAGGCTATGCAAACCCCTATCTCTGA
- a CDS encoding glycosyltransferase family 2 protein → MQLSVIIISKNASNDIRFCLESVKWADEIIVLDSGSTDNTREICSEYTSNVFSVDWPGFGVQKNRALAKAQGKWVLSIDSDEVLSEALTVEIKQIISNSNICQDAYSIKRVSYFCGKKIHYGDWGNDRVVRLFKNHVKIQFNPVPVHEKVVNYHYLGYLKHFIFHQTTKSISQMLVKLDNYSTSGAQLAYQRGKKSSMLKACLHGLWCFIRGYIIRLGFLDGREGFILAVSNAMGVFYRYVKIIYLYQAQSKEL, encoded by the coding sequence ATGCAATTAAGCGTCATTATTATTAGCAAAAACGCGTCTAATGATATTCGTTTTTGTCTGGAGTCTGTTAAGTGGGCCGATGAAATTATCGTATTGGATTCAGGCAGTACAGATAATACACGGGAAATTTGTTCAGAATATACCTCAAACGTTTTCTCCGTTGATTGGCCTGGATTTGGGGTGCAAAAAAATCGTGCCTTGGCCAAAGCACAAGGAAAGTGGGTTTTATCGATTGATTCGGATGAAGTATTGAGTGAGGCGTTAACCGTTGAAATAAAACAGATTATTTCTAACTCAAACATTTGTCAGGATGCCTATAGTATAAAACGAGTTTCCTATTTTTGTGGAAAAAAAATTCATTATGGTGATTGGGGCAACGATAGAGTCGTGCGTTTATTTAAAAACCATGTAAAGATTCAATTTAATCCCGTGCCGGTTCATGAAAAAGTCGTCAATTATCATTATCTAGGCTATCTGAAACATTTTATTTTTCACCAGACCACTAAAAGCATCAGCCAAATGCTGGTTAAGTTAGATAATTATTCAACCTCCGGTGCGCAGCTTGCGTACCAACGTGGTAAAAAATCCAGCATGCTTAAGGCATGCTTGCATGGTTTATGGTGTTTTATACGTGGTTATATCATACGCCTAGGTTTTCTGGATGGGCGAGAAGGATTTATATTGGCTGTTTCCAATGCCATGGGCGTTTTTTATCGTTATGTAAAAATAATTTATTTATATCAAGCACAATCTAAAGAATTATAG